In a single window of the Labrus mixtus chromosome 20, fLabMix1.1, whole genome shotgun sequence genome:
- the gng13b gene encoding guanine nucleotide-binding protein G(I)/G(S)/G(O) subunit gamma-13b, giving the protein MDEMDLPQMKKEVESLKYQLAFKREKSSKTVTDLVKWIEDGVPEDPFLNPELMKNNPWVEKGKCILL; this is encoded by the exons ATGGATGAGATGGACCTGCCCCAGATGAAGAAGGAGGTGGAGAGCCTCAAGTACCAACTGGCCTTCAAACGAGAAAAGTCCTCCAAAACAGTGACTGA CTTGGTGAAGTGGATAGAGGATGGCGTCCCAGAGGATCCCTTCCTGAACCCAGAGCTGATGAAGAACAACCCATGGGTGGAGAAAGGAAAGTGCATCCTTCTCTAG